A genome region from Nocardia sp. NBC_00565 includes the following:
- a CDS encoding MlaE family ABC transporter permease encodes MNEVLAVPLRAVGGFFELVADVARASIRRPFQGREFIDQAWFIARVSIVPTLLVAIPFTVLVSFTLNILLREIGAADLSGAGAAFGAVTQVGPIVTVLIVAGAGATAICADLGARTIREEIDAMRVLGIDPVHRLVVPRVLASMFVALMLNGLVCTIGVVGGFLFSVLLQDVNPGAFVNGITLLTHLPELVISEVKAGLFGLIAGLVACYLGLNVKGGPKSVGDAVNQTVVFAFMALFVVNVVVTAVGIKFSAR; translated from the coding sequence GTGAACGAGGTCCTCGCTGTGCCGTTGCGCGCTGTCGGCGGATTTTTCGAACTTGTCGCCGATGTCGCCCGGGCCAGCATTCGACGACCATTCCAAGGGCGCGAGTTCATTGATCAGGCCTGGTTCATCGCACGAGTTTCGATCGTTCCGACGCTGCTGGTCGCGATTCCGTTCACTGTGCTGGTGAGCTTCACGCTCAACATCCTGCTGCGCGAAATCGGCGCCGCCGACCTCAGCGGCGCCGGAGCGGCATTCGGTGCGGTCACCCAGGTCGGTCCCATTGTCACCGTGCTGATCGTCGCGGGCGCCGGCGCCACCGCGATCTGCGCGGACCTCGGCGCCAGAACCATTCGCGAAGAGATCGACGCGATGCGCGTGCTCGGCATCGATCCGGTGCACCGGCTGGTGGTGCCGCGCGTGCTGGCCTCGATGTTCGTGGCATTGATGCTGAACGGCCTGGTGTGCACCATCGGCGTTGTCGGTGGCTTTCTGTTCTCGGTGCTGCTGCAGGATGTGAATCCCGGCGCGTTCGTCAACGGCATCACGCTGCTCACCCATCTGCCCGAGTTGGTCATCTCCGAAGTGAAGGCCGGGTTATTCGGGCTGATCGCCGGACTGGTGGCCTGTTATCTCGGCCTGAATGTCAAAGGCGGTCCCAAGAGTGTCGGTGATGCGGTGAATCAGACCGTCGTCTTCGCCTTTATGGCCCTGTTCGTGGTGAACGTCGTGGTCACCGCCGTCGGCATCAAGTTCTCGGCGCGGTGA
- a CDS encoding MlaE family ABC transporter permease, with the protein MAFVIQSRFPRTVRRVRRFSDSLDAVGKHAVFYAQTIGSIPRALMHYRTETIRLIAEISMGTGALAVIGGTVVIVGFLTLFTGGTIAVQGYSSLGNIGVEALTGFFAAFINVRIAAPVISGIGLAATIGAGSTAQLGAMRVAEEIDALESMAIRPVPYLVGTRVLAGMIAIVPLYALAVICSFIASRFATVVIYGQSAGVYDHYFSTFLIPSDILWSFAQAIFMALAVMMIHTYYGYNAAGGPVGVGIAVGNAVRASLVAVVTVTLLISLAIYGTSGNFHLSG; encoded by the coding sequence ATGGCATTCGTAATCCAGTCCCGCTTCCCGCGTACCGTGCGGCGAGTGCGTCGGTTTTCGGACTCGCTCGATGCAGTGGGTAAACATGCGGTCTTCTATGCGCAGACAATCGGTTCCATACCGCGCGCGCTGATGCACTATCGCACCGAGACCATTCGTTTGATCGCCGAAATCAGCATGGGCACAGGCGCTTTGGCGGTGATCGGCGGCACGGTCGTGATCGTCGGATTTCTCACCCTGTTCACCGGCGGCACTATCGCGGTGCAGGGTTACAGTTCGCTCGGCAATATCGGCGTCGAGGCGCTGACGGGCTTCTTCGCGGCATTCATCAATGTGCGCATCGCGGCGCCGGTGATCTCCGGCATCGGCTTGGCGGCCACCATCGGTGCGGGTTCGACCGCGCAGCTGGGCGCCATGCGGGTGGCCGAGGAGATCGACGCGCTGGAGTCCATGGCGATCCGGCCGGTGCCGTATCTGGTCGGCACCCGGGTGCTGGCCGGCATGATCGCGATCGTGCCGCTGTACGCGCTCGCGGTCATCTGTTCGTTCATCGCCAGCCGATTCGCCACCGTGGTCATCTACGGGCAGTCGGCGGGCGTCTACGACCATTACTTCTCCACCTTCCTGATCCCCAGCGACATCCTCTGGTCCTTCGCACAGGCGATCTTCATGGCCTTGGCGGTCATGATGATTCACACCTACTACGGCTATAACGCCGCGGGCGGACCGGTCGGCGTCGGGATCGCGGTCGGCAATGCGGTGCGGGCCTCGTTGGTCGCGGTGGTCACGGTGACGCTGCTGATCTCGCTGGCCATCTACGGCACCTCCGGCAACTTCCATCTCTCCGGGTAG
- a CDS encoding MCE family protein codes for MATKQSESGLGATLRGAFGLKLAGLGMVLALVAIVTIAMVMFVGGFTKTVAITVDAPRSGLVLDPDAKVKIRGVEIGRVSQIKQTGDGAKLTLAMDPELLKMVPSNAVVDIKSTTVFGAKYINFVAPDQPSSTPLKPGSTVTAEAVTVEFNTLFQHLTDVLQKIEPEKLNATLSALGTALQGRGEKLGDLLARSDAYLRDINPSLPALQRDLVSSTGVTNLYADTVPDLLRTTDNAIVTSRTLVEEQENVDAMLADLIGLADTTGSVLRENEQPLVTALDLLRPTTQLLNDYKPALRCLINGLAAVLPIGEDIFGGRFDAVPLNASFMPGADAYQYPQDLPKVNATGGPHCDGVETRVPDSHANYVVTDTSEGHVWTPSTTTHLNGPKVFQILFAGMPGVGQL; via the coding sequence ATGGCAACGAAGCAATCGGAAAGCGGCCTCGGCGCAACGTTGCGCGGGGCGTTCGGGCTCAAGCTCGCCGGGCTCGGCATGGTGTTGGCGTTGGTCGCGATCGTGACCATCGCGATGGTCATGTTCGTGGGCGGGTTCACCAAGACGGTCGCCATCACGGTCGACGCGCCGCGCAGCGGCCTGGTGCTCGACCCCGACGCCAAGGTGAAGATTCGGGGCGTGGAGATCGGCCGGGTCTCGCAGATCAAGCAGACCGGCGACGGTGCGAAGCTGACACTGGCGATGGATCCTGAACTGCTGAAGATGGTTCCGTCCAATGCCGTTGTGGATATCAAGTCCACCACGGTATTCGGCGCGAAGTACATCAATTTCGTGGCACCGGACCAGCCCTCGTCCACCCCGCTGAAGCCGGGCTCGACCGTTACGGCCGAAGCGGTGACCGTCGAATTCAATACGCTGTTCCAGCATCTGACCGATGTGCTGCAGAAGATCGAGCCGGAGAAGCTCAACGCGACGCTGTCGGCACTGGGCACCGCGCTGCAGGGACGTGGTGAGAAGCTCGGCGATCTGCTCGCTCGCAGCGATGCCTACCTGCGCGATATCAACCCGAGTCTGCCCGCGCTGCAACGGGATCTGGTGTCCTCGACCGGCGTCACCAATCTGTACGCCGACACCGTGCCGGATCTGCTGCGCACCACCGACAACGCCATCGTGACCAGCCGCACGCTCGTCGAGGAGCAAGAGAATGTCGATGCGATGCTGGCCGATCTCATCGGACTGGCCGATACCACCGGCTCGGTATTGCGCGAGAACGAACAGCCTCTGGTGACGGCGCTGGATCTGCTGCGCCCGACCACCCAGCTGCTCAACGATTACAAGCCCGCGCTGCGCTGCCTCATCAACGGCCTGGCGGCCGTGCTGCCGATTGGTGAGGACATCTTCGGTGGCCGATTCGACGCCGTGCCGTTGAACGCGAGTTTCATGCCCGGTGCCGACGCGTATCAATACCCGCAGGATCTGCCGAAGGTCAACGCCACCGGCGGTCCGCATTGCGACGGCGTGGAGACCCGGGTGCCCGACAGTCACGCGAACTACGTCGTCACCGACACCTCCGAGGGCCATGTGTGGACGCCGTCGACGACGACACATCTGAACGGGCCCAAGGTTTTCCAGATCCTGTTCGCCGGCATGCCGGGGGTGGGGCAGCTGTGA
- a CDS encoding MCE family protein — translation MKSRATTIKLTIFTLVMALVLGGLVIVFSQMRFARETGYHAVFTSSSGMLDGSKVRIAGVPVGSVTGVHVGKDNLAHVDFDVDSKYRLYTSTKATIRYENLVGDRYLELMEGPGTAVRVMSKGATIGTDRTSPALDLDMLLGGFKPLLRGLDPAQVNDLTEALLQVFQGQGGTLVALLNSSGSFSKTLADRDALIGSVIENLKTVLTTIDERDQQFGTTLEELQRLVSGLAADKDPIGAALPRLAGATGDLTDLLQQARPDLKATIEQTGTVAETLDNGSDTVQWVLERLPETYRKLVRIGAYGSFLNMYVCGTNFLVDGPDGKPLHITLPGFQTTGRCAKNR, via the coding sequence GTGAAGTCGCGTGCGACAACCATCAAGCTGACGATCTTCACGCTGGTCATGGCACTGGTCCTGGGCGGACTGGTGATCGTGTTCAGCCAGATGCGCTTTGCCAGGGAGACCGGCTATCACGCGGTGTTCACCAGTTCCTCCGGAATGCTCGACGGGTCCAAGGTGCGCATCGCGGGGGTGCCGGTGGGTTCGGTGACCGGGGTGCATGTCGGCAAGGACAATCTCGCGCACGTCGATTTCGATGTGGACAGCAAGTACCGGCTCTACACCAGCACCAAGGCGACGATCCGCTACGAAAACCTGGTCGGTGACCGGTATCTCGAACTCATGGAGGGCCCCGGCACCGCAGTACGGGTGATGTCGAAGGGCGCCACCATCGGTACCGATCGCACCTCACCCGCGCTCGATCTCGATATGCTGCTCGGCGGCTTCAAACCGCTGCTGCGCGGCCTGGATCCGGCCCAGGTGAACGATCTGACCGAGGCGCTGCTCCAAGTTTTCCAGGGGCAGGGCGGCACGTTGGTCGCGCTGCTCAACAGCTCCGGATCGTTCAGCAAGACCCTCGCCGACCGAGACGCGTTGATCGGCAGTGTGATCGAGAACCTGAAGACCGTGCTCACCACGATCGATGAGCGCGATCAGCAGTTCGGCACCACGCTCGAGGAATTGCAGCGACTGGTCAGCGGATTGGCCGCGGACAAGGATCCGATCGGCGCCGCACTCCCGCGCCTCGCGGGGGCGACCGGCGATCTGACCGACCTGCTCCAGCAGGCGCGCCCGGACCTCAAGGCCACCATCGAACAGACCGGAACCGTCGCCGAGACGCTCGACAACGGCTCCGACACCGTTCAGTGGGTGCTGGAGCGGCTGCCCGAGACCTACCGGAAGCTGGTCCGGATCGGCGCCTACGGTTCGTTCCTGAACATGTACGTGTGCGGCACGAACTTCCTTGTCGACGGTCCCGATGGCAAACCGCTGCATATCACCCTGCCCGGTTTCCAGACGACCGGAAGGTGTGCGAAGAACCGATGA
- a CDS encoding MCE family protein translates to MNPTRSRTVSLGIVGIVVAVTVSLSALQVDRLPFIRSGATYTAYFADAGGLVPGDQVQVAGVRSGRVEEVKLDGAKVYVRFTLDEAIPLGHKTSAAIKTNTVLGRKSLEVTPAGTGSTHADDPIPLDRTTSPYSLTDALGDLSNTVKGLDMDQVNKTLDTLSTTFADTPAPLRSALDGVTQLSRSLNARDKALTDLLGRAQNVTKVLADRSNQINALLVDGNELLGELDRRRSALSQLIVYVNGLAQQLTGLVNDNEAQLKPTLDKLNSVLNLLQTNKDNIAKAVDGLGPFAAALGEQVGSGPYFQAYVSNATTRGLQILVDALVWPQHVPDSFRAYLTDPALPSIEPSIQEPPR, encoded by the coding sequence ATGAACCCGACCCGATCACGCACCGTCTCCCTCGGCATCGTCGGCATTGTCGTCGCGGTGACGGTTTCGCTGTCCGCACTGCAGGTCGACCGACTGCCGTTCATCCGCTCCGGCGCGACCTACACGGCGTACTTCGCCGATGCGGGTGGGCTGGTCCCGGGTGACCAGGTACAGGTCGCCGGGGTGCGCTCCGGGCGCGTCGAGGAGGTGAAGCTGGATGGTGCGAAGGTGTACGTCCGGTTCACCCTGGACGAGGCGATCCCGCTGGGGCACAAGACGAGTGCGGCCATCAAGACCAATACGGTGCTCGGCCGCAAATCGCTCGAGGTGACTCCCGCCGGGACCGGTTCGACGCATGCCGACGATCCGATTCCCTTGGACCGCACCACCTCTCCGTATTCGCTCACCGATGCCCTCGGCGATCTGTCGAACACCGTCAAGGGCCTGGATATGGATCAGGTCAACAAGACCCTCGACACGTTGTCCACGACGTTCGCCGATACTCCTGCGCCACTGCGTTCGGCACTCGACGGCGTCACCCAGCTCTCGCGCAGCCTCAACGCCAGGGACAAGGCGCTGACCGATCTGCTCGGCCGGGCCCAGAACGTCACCAAGGTGCTCGCCGATCGGAGCAATCAGATCAACGCGTTGCTGGTGGACGGCAATGAGCTGCTCGGTGAACTGGATCGGCGGCGCAGCGCGCTCAGCCAGCTGATCGTCTATGTGAACGGACTCGCGCAGCAGCTCACCGGACTCGTCAACGACAACGAGGCACAGCTGAAACCCACCCTGGACAAGCTGAATTCGGTGCTGAATCTGCTGCAGACCAACAAGGACAACATCGCCAAGGCGGTCGACGGTCTCGGTCCCTTCGCGGCCGCGCTCGGCGAGCAGGTCGGCAGCGGCCCCTACTTCCAGGCATACGTCTCGAACGCGACTACGCGGGGTCTGCAGATACTGGTCGACGCGCTGGTGTGGCCGCAGCATGTGCCGGATTCCTTCCGTGCGTACCTCACCGACCCGGCGCTGCCGTCGATCGAACCCTCGATTCAGGAGCCGCCGCGATGA
- a CDS encoding MCE family protein: MNALRNVRQAPRWVRVVAVVVAVGLVVAIGWSVLSRIGKTTITAYFPSTNGLYAGDEVRVLGVHVGRIDTIDPGKDRVRVEMTLDRGIDIPADAKAVIISPSLVSARFIQLAPAYTGGPKLGDGGQIPIEHTAVPVEWDDIKTELSKLATTLGPIGEDKQGSFGRFVNTAADNLANGNAQALRDTLRELSSTLNTLSDGRTDLFGTIRNLQQFVDVLSKSNDQIVQFGGRLASVSSVLAGVSTDLGEGLDNLDSAVGDVRRFLDERGGALTEGVQRLADVTQVLADKRPQLEQILHAGPTALVNFYQIYDPAQGSLTGAVVAPNFANPFAFLCGAVEANDANGSDTSAALCNQYLAPVIQQLMMNYPPLLTNPVSNQTAFPHQLVYSPPSLANEAAPAPVSNPVTVPNGIAGLAIPGGGR; this comes from the coding sequence ATGAACGCACTTCGTAACGTCCGGCAGGCGCCGCGCTGGGTCCGCGTGGTCGCCGTGGTGGTCGCCGTCGGCTTGGTCGTCGCTATCGGTTGGTCGGTGCTGTCGCGGATCGGCAAGACCACGATCACCGCGTATTTCCCGTCGACCAACGGCCTGTATGCCGGTGACGAGGTGCGGGTGCTCGGCGTGCACGTCGGGCGGATCGACACCATCGATCCGGGCAAGGACCGGGTGCGGGTCGAGATGACCCTCGATCGCGGTATCGATATCCCGGCCGACGCCAAGGCGGTCATCATCTCGCCCTCGCTGGTGTCGGCACGCTTCATCCAGTTGGCGCCCGCGTACACCGGTGGGCCGAAGTTGGGCGACGGCGGCCAGATTCCGATCGAGCACACCGCGGTTCCGGTCGAATGGGATGACATCAAGACCGAATTGTCCAAGCTGGCAACGACCCTCGGTCCGATCGGCGAGGACAAGCAGGGCTCGTTCGGGCGGTTCGTGAATACCGCCGCCGACAACCTCGCCAACGGCAACGCGCAGGCGCTGCGGGATACGCTGCGCGAGCTGTCGAGCACCTTGAATACGTTGTCGGACGGGCGAACCGACCTTTTCGGCACCATCCGCAATCTGCAGCAGTTCGTGGATGTGCTGTCCAAGAGCAACGATCAGATCGTGCAGTTCGGCGGGCGACTGGCCTCGGTGTCGTCGGTACTGGCGGGCGTCTCCACGGATCTCGGCGAAGGACTGGACAATCTGGATAGCGCCGTCGGCGATGTGCGGCGTTTCTTGGACGAGCGCGGCGGCGCGCTGACCGAGGGCGTTCAGCGGCTGGCCGACGTCACCCAGGTGCTCGCGGATAAACGACCGCAGCTCGAGCAGATATTGCATGCCGGGCCAACGGCGTTGGTGAACTTCTACCAGATCTACGACCCAGCTCAGGGCAGTCTGACCGGTGCCGTTGTCGCACCGAACTTCGCCAACCCGTTCGCCTTCCTGTGTGGCGCGGTCGAGGCGAACGATGCGAACGGATCCGATACCAGTGCCGCCCTCTGCAACCAGTACCTGGCGCCGGTGATCCAGCAGCTGATGATGAACTACCCGCCGCTGCTGACCAATCCGGTATCCAATCAGACCGCTTTCCCGCACCAGCTCGTCTACAGTCCGCCGAGCCTGGCCAATGAGGCTGCTCCCGCACCGGTTTCGAACCCGGTGACGGTACCGAATGGCATTGCCGGACTGGCTATTCCGGGAGGAGGGCGATGA
- a CDS encoding MCE family protein — MMRRRMAGAVMGLAIALGVTGCQWDGLNSLPMPGAQGNDPNAYQVQIQMPNVTTLTQNSPVRVNDVTVGTVSKIEVQDWHALVTVKLQHDVRLPANATARIGQTSLLGSNHLELAAPKDVPAQGELKNGDIIPLARAGVYPTTEQTLSSLSVVLNGGGISQLETITHELNATFNGREDAIRDLLPQLNELTTTLDTQTKDIIDAMGGLDRFAGTLAQQKDRVAAAIEQIHPALTVLADRRENITHTITALGDLSDVVQRIIAQGGDNLKANLANLAPVLETLASTGNNLVEVMKVLFTFPFPMKNLDNAVKGDYMNLIMTVDITGKRLDSNFLTGTPLGGRFGGVEGALGGLAGTAEGNSNPATAPLQTPPPATASPTPSIPGLPPIPGLPAIPGLTVPPAGQGGAGQ, encoded by the coding sequence ATGATGCGGCGCCGCATGGCCGGTGCGGTGATGGGACTCGCCATCGCCTTGGGAGTCACCGGCTGCCAATGGGACGGCCTCAATTCGCTGCCGATGCCCGGTGCGCAGGGCAATGATCCGAACGCCTACCAGGTGCAGATCCAGATGCCCAATGTCACCACGCTGACCCAGAATTCACCGGTCCGTGTCAACGACGTGACGGTCGGCACGGTGTCGAAGATCGAGGTGCAGGACTGGCACGCGCTGGTCACCGTGAAACTCCAGCACGATGTGCGGCTGCCCGCCAACGCCACCGCCCGGATCGGCCAGACCAGTCTGCTCGGCAGCAACCATCTCGAACTCGCCGCTCCGAAAGACGTTCCGGCGCAGGGTGAGTTGAAGAACGGCGACATCATCCCGCTGGCGCGGGCCGGGGTCTATCCGACCACCGAGCAGACGCTGTCCTCGCTGTCGGTGGTGCTCAACGGCGGCGGCATCAGTCAGCTCGAAACCATCACCCACGAACTGAATGCCACGTTCAACGGTCGCGAGGACGCGATCCGCGATCTGCTGCCGCAGCTGAACGAGCTGACCACCACGCTGGACACCCAGACCAAGGACATCATCGACGCGATGGGCGGACTGGACCGGTTCGCCGGCACGCTGGCCCAGCAGAAGGATCGGGTCGCCGCGGCCATCGAGCAGATCCATCCGGCACTGACCGTGCTGGCCGACCGGCGCGAGAACATCACGCACACCATTACCGCACTCGGCGATCTGAGTGATGTGGTGCAGCGGATCATCGCGCAGGGCGGCGACAACCTGAAGGCGAATCTGGCCAATCTCGCGCCGGTGCTGGAAACCCTTGCCAGCACGGGGAACAACCTCGTCGAGGTGATGAAGGTGCTGTTCACCTTCCCGTTCCCCATGAAGAATCTCGACAACGCGGTCAAGGGCGACTACATGAATTTGATCATGACCGTCGACATCACGGGCAAACGGCTGGATTCGAACTTCCTGACCGGCACCCCGCTCGGCGGCCGATTCGGCGGGGTCGAAGGCGCTCTCGGCGGTTTGGCCGGTACGGCGGAGGGCAACAGCAATCCGGCGACCGCGCCGCTGCAGACGCCGCCGCCCGCCACCGCGTCGCCCACGCCGAGTATCCCTGGGCTGCCGCCGATTCCGGGTCTGCCCGCGATTCCGGGCCTGACGGTTCCGCCCGCCGGGCAAGGAGGTGCGGGTCAATGA